A genome region from Platichthys flesus chromosome 12, fPlaFle2.1, whole genome shotgun sequence includes the following:
- the mertka gene encoding tyrosine-protein kinase Mer: protein MAQNPTPGWFGLFLSTSTIVAILVWSPACAQHSRNRVHRPIRTSEPVVIAGRVPRLYLSPDQLRQLHFKPTIRSIQLSEGHESKFNCSINIPDARVEPTIYWVRNGQDLAANAQVVINELQTVTDGFTTLLSTVSINSVQRTDAGAYRCRLSIGNTLVESQPIVVEVNGLPTFIHQPEDRNITRDAPFTLSCEAVGPPDPVQIRWLRDGLPDSDFHNSSISYSVSGVDKYTQFSCEAYNAKGVTTSREANIHIKELPSPVYNVTVLEIRSNKLLLSWSPGHDGYSPLTKCHIRVKEVSRRKGEVMTTRFVNVTVPPFQSEIPGLQALTPYNMSVSCSNEVGVSPVSRWIQSNTTEGVPSVYPRNLTIQLNESWLVIRWKPPPDDKINGILRGYDVILRHGMQEKKIHSDTTTAYVPVQEFNTTYSVEVAACTQAGSGMVSPRVWLFVPEDKSSVHPSSSPDTGVPDSVYVVLGVVCGFCLLLIVLWGVICVHNRTSDSWFGQVCGGGEKPQPVVQYKPQRSYNRSVIEVTLANLGVSDELQAKLQDVMVIRNLLSIGKILGEGEFGSVVEGHLKQPDGTSEKVAVKTMKLDSFSTREIEEFLNEAACMKDFNHPNVIKLLAVCLEVGSGHFPKPMVILPFMRYGDLHSFLLRSRLGESPMFLPTQTLLKFMDYIASGMEYLSGRNFLHRDLAARNCMLRDDMTVCVADFGLSKKIYSGDYYRQGRIAKMPVKWIAVESLADRVFTVKSDVWAFGITMWEIATRGMTPYPGIPNHEIYDYLVEGHRLKQPTDCLDELYEIMYSCWRVDPLDRPFFPQLREMLEKLTDKLPESSSREDIIYINTSFPEEDFDGDTHPAEHPVFSSSPSCSQWAAENSVVTVDIHGSVQDEEDVGDDRYVVVITSDPSLRSSAADTPLLSSDALGRANGDTGIDHISSDTSLLL, encoded by the exons ATGGCACAGAATCCAACTCCAGGCTGGTTTGGACTTTTTCTCTCTACGTCGACCATAGTGGCCATTCTCGTGTGGAGTCCTGCCTGCg CTCAACATTCAAGGAACCGGGTTCACCGACCAATCAGGACCTCCGAGCCTGTTGTGATAGCAGGCAGAGTTCCCAGGTTATATCTGAGCCCTGATCAGCTCCGACAGCTGCATTTCAAACCCACCATCCGCTCCATCCAGCTGTCGGAGGGCCACGAATCCAAGTTCAACTGCTCCATCAACATCCCTGACGCCCGGGTGGAGCCCACCATCTACTGGGTGAGGAACGGCCAGGACCTGGCAGCAAACGCTCAGGTGGTGATCAACGAGCTCCAGACTGTCACAGATGGGTTCACGACTCTCCTCTCCACTGTCAG CATCAACTCTGTGCAGAGAACGGATGCTGGGGCGTATCGCTGCCGGCTGAGCATCGGCAACACGCTGGTGGAGTCTCAGCCAATCGTCGTGGAGGTGAATG GGCTACCGACATTTATCCATCAACCCGAGGACAGGAACATAACAAGAGACGCGCCGTTCACGCTGTCGTGTGAGGCAGTGGGACCCCCGGACCCTGTTCAGATCCGCTGGCTCCGTGATGGATTACCTGATAGTGACTTTCATAACTCATCCATCAGCTACTCTGTGTCAG GTGTGGACAAGTACACTCAGTTCAGCTGTGAAGCCTACAACGCGAAGGGCGTCACCACCTCCAGAGAAGCCAATATccacattaaag AACTTCCCAGTCCTGTGTATAACGTGACTGTGTTGGAAATCCGGTCCAATAAGTTGCTGTTGAGCTGGAGCCCTGGTCACGATGGTTACTCTCCGCTCACCAAATGCCACATCAGG GTTAAAGAGGTGAGTCGGCGGAAGGGGGAGGTGATGACCACCAGGTTTGTCAACGTCACAGTGCCGCCATTCCAGTCGGAAATCCCTGGGCTGCAGGCTTTGACGCCGTACAACATGAGTGTGTCCTGCAGCAATGAGGTTGGAGTGTCTCCTGTCAGCAGGTGGATCCAGAGCAACACCACAGAGGGAG TGCCATCGGTTTATCCCCGAAACCTCACCATACAGCTGAACGAGTCGTGGCTGGTGATCAGGTGGAAGCCTCCTCCAGATGATAAGATAAATGGCATCCTGCGTGGTTACGATGTCATTCTCAGACACGGCATGCAAGAGAAAAAG ATCCACAGTGACACTACCACAGCCTATGTACCTGTGCAGGAATTCAACACAACCTACAGTGTGGAGGTGGCAGCGTGCACGCAGGCAGGGAGCGGCATGGTCAGCCCACGGGTCTGGCTGTTTGTGCCAGAAGACA aatcATCCGTGCACCCATCGTCCAGCCCTGACACTGGGGTCCCAGACTCTGTGTACGTCGTGCTGGGAGTGGTGTGTGGCTTCTGCCTCCTGCTCATCGTCCTCTGGGGGGTTATCTGTGTACACAACCGGACTTCTGACTCTTGGTTTGG GCAGGTGTGCGGAGGTGGAGAAAAGCCGCAGCCTGTCGTCCAGTACAAACCCCAGAGATCCTACAATCGATCGGTCATAGAAGTCACAC TTGCGAACCTTGGTGTAAGCGATGAGCTCCAGGCCAAGCTTCAGGACGTGATGGTCATTAGGAACCTGCTCTCGATAGGGAAGATTCTTGGAGAGG GTGAGTTTGGCTCGGTGGTGGAGGGACATTTGAAGCAACCAGACGGAACATCGGAAAAAGTAGCTGTGAAGACGATGAAAC TGGACAGCTTCTCTACCAGGGAGATTGAAGAGTTCCTGAATGAGGCGGCCTGCATGAAGGATTTCAACCATCCTAACGTCATCAAACTGCTCG CTGTTTGCTTGGAAGTTGGATCAGGACATTTCCCCAAGCCCATGGTCATTCTGCCATTCATGAGATACGGAGATCTGCACAGCTTCCTGCTGCGCTCACGCCTGGGAGAGAGCCCAATG TTCTTGCCCACGCAGACACTCCTGAAGTTCATGGATTACATTGCTTCGGGTATGGAGTATCTCAGTGGACGCAACTTTCTACATCGTGACCTGGCGGCTCGCAACTGCAT GCTGCGTGATGACATGACAGTGTGTGTAGCAGACTTTGGTTTATCGAAGAAGATCTACAGTGGAGATTATTACAGGCAAGGCCGGATAGCCAAGATGCCCGTGAAATGGATCGCAGTGGAGAGTCTGGCGGACAGAGTTTTTACTGTAAAGAGTGATGTG TGGGCTTTTGGCATCACCATGTGGGAGATCGCCACACGAGGCATGACTCCCTACCCGGGCATCCCAAACCATGAGATATACGACTACCTTGTTGAAGGACACAGACTGAAACAACCGACAGACTGTTTGGATGAACT GTATGAGATCATGTACAGCTGCTGGAGGGTCGATCCACTGGACCGACCTTTCTTCCCCCAACTGCGGGAAATGTTGGAAAAGCTCACGGACAAGCTCCCAGAGTCTTCCAGCAGGGAGGACATCATCTATATTAACACCAGCTTTCCTGAAGAGGACTTCGATGGTGACACACATCCTGCAGAGCATCCCGTGTTCAGCTCGTCCCCATCCTGCAGCCAATGGGCTGCAGAAAATTCAGTGGTCACCGTGGACATTCACGGGAGCGTGCAGGACGAGGAAGACGTGGGCGATGATCGTTACGTGGTGGTGATCACCTCTGATCCTTCCCTGAGATCTTCTGCAGCGGACACTCCTCTTCTGTCGAGTGATGCTTTAGGTCGAGCAAACGGAGACACTGGGATTGACCACATCTCAAGTGACACTTCCTTACTGCTCTAA
- the sft2d1 gene encoding vesicle transport protein SFT2A: MDKLRRVLSGREENEELGLTAQVLDASTLSYSTRVKWFVICFAGGILCSILGSALLFLPNGIKLFAVFYTIGNLAALSSTCFLMGPLNQLKRMFEPTRLIATIVMLLCLVLTLCAVFWWHKRGLAIIFCIMQFLAMTWYSISYIPFARDAVMKCFTTCLGS, translated from the exons ATGGACAAGCTGCGTCGTGTGCTGAGCGGCCGAGAGGAGAATGAGGAGCTGGGTCTCACCGCTCAG GTCCTCGATGCCTCCACTCTCAGCTACAGCACCAGGGTGAAATGGTTTGTCATATGCTTTGCTGGAGGCATCCTGTGCTCAATACTC GGCTCAGCATTGTTGTTCCTTCCAAATGGAATCAAGCTCTTCGCTGTGTTCTACACGATAGGGAATTTGGCAGCTCTTTCCAG TACCTGCTTCCTGATGGGACCACTGAATCAGCTGAAGCGCATGTTTGAACCAACACGACTGATAGCCACCATTGTTATGCTG CTCTGCCTTGTCTTAACCCTTTGTGCAGTGTTTTGG tggcACAAACGGGGGCTGGCTATTATCTTCTGTATTATGCAGTTCTTGGCAATGACCTG gTATAGCATCTCTTACATTCCATTTGCCAG GGATGCTGTGATGAAATGCTTCACAACCTGTCTGGGTTCATGA
- the prr18 gene encoding proline-rich protein 18: MPFPPISLPQRISSPGRDLFVKKKANAVPPQTELTSKSGDRGGSDKEKQSSSWTSANLRNLGRRAQPDKTKSQAQKPSAGQETQVKCSWLTVPKPQDASEGVRRSSSMDSARHLHGRDEAKKEIQFTLSLTPEAILVIQKRNLEKQMMAKQQKCCASTDFRHRRVFPSKKAHGPSKGCAPLAKAESAEQDITAIVKISLLNDQYKYDDVEYEEEDGDVDETVVRKCKEWLKGVENASSLGKVEKLSTLPHLKGC; the protein is encoded by the coding sequence ATGCCTTTTCCGCCCATCAGCCTCCCCCAGCGGATCTCCTCTCCGGGCAGGGATCTGTTCGTGAAAAAGAAAGCCAACGCAGTGCCTCCTCAGACTGAGCTCACCAGCAAATCCGGAGACAGAGGGGGGTCGGATAAGGAGAAGCAGTCCAGCTCTTGGACCTCGGCGAACCTAAGGAACTTGGGGCGGAGAGCCCAGCCGGACAAGACTAAAAGCCAAGCTCAGAAGCCCAGTGCCGGTCAGGAGACTCAGGTAAAGTGCTCCTGGCTCACTGTGCCCAAACCTCAGGACGCATCCGAAGGAGTCAGGCGCTCCAGCTCCATGGACTCCGCCAGACACCTCCACGGCAGAGACGAAGCGAAGAAGGAGATTCAGTTTACCCTCAGTCTCACCCCCGAAGCCATCCTCGTCATCCAAAAGCGCAACCTCGAGAAGCAGATGATGGCGAAGCAGCAGAAGTGCTGCGCCTCCACGGACTTCAGGCACAGGCGGGTGTTCCCGTCCAAAAAGGCGCACGGCCCGTCCAAGGGCTGCGCGCCGCTCGCCAAAGCGGAGAGCGCCGAGCAGGACATCACCGCCATCGTGAAAATCTCTCTGTTGAATGACCAGTACAAGTACGACGATGTGGAgtacgaggaggaggacggagacgtGGATGAGACGGTTGTCAGGAAATGTAAAGAGTGGCTGAAAGGCGTCGAGAACGCGTCCTCTCTGGGAAAAGTCGAGAAACTTTCTACACTGCCGCACCTTAAAGGCTGCTGA